The sequence GTGGCGATGATCAGCTACTCAACAGGCAACTCGGGCACGGGTTCAGATGTGGATAAAGTCCGTGAAGCGACTCGTATCGCGAAAGAAAAACGCCCAGATCTGATCATTGATGGTCCTTTGCAATACGATGCGGCTGTAATGCCAAACGTTGCCCGCTCTAAGGCGCCTAATAGCCCTGTCGCTGGACAAGCTACAGTATTTGTATTCCCAGACCTCAATACAGGCAACACAACTTACAAAGCCGTACAACGAAGCGCCGATCTGATCAGTATCGGCCCAATGCTGCAAGGTATGCGTAAGCCAGTAAATGACTTATCCCGCGGTGCATTAGTTGATGACATTGTCTACACCATCGCCCTGACAGCCATTCAAGCTTCACAAAACGATGCGGCAAAACGCTAACACTGTTAAATACGGTTAAATGATAACCACAAAAAAGCACTGGCCTGTCCCAGTGCTTTTTTTTAACCTATTTTCAGGTAAATGTACCATGATTGACTGATCGTTTAGCGATATAAAAAACCCAAATGACATTAGAAAACGATGGAAAGAACTCAGGAAATGCTATTCAGCTATGTGTATAGAGTGAGTCATTCTAAGAAAATATCCACAATCAACAATGGATTCTAATAAGTAACAGCCAATCGTCACTTTTTGACCAGCAGATAAATAAAGACGATATCAGTGACTTACAAAACATCACTTAAGTCTTCAACATAGTTTTCCACAGATTCTGTGGATAACCTTTTAAGGTATCTTTTACTATATGACATAGTCACCGCCGAACAGTCAACCCATTTCCTATTATTCGTCAAATTCTTACAAAACTTGAACATAGGCGTTAAAATCGCGATACTCGAAGCAAATTCCGAGGGCACTAACCTATGCGAACTCTATTCTTTATCTCTCTATTATTTCTGTTTGGTTGTGGCGATTCAGGGAAACCGCCGACACTAACCCCAGAGGAAGTGAGTTTAGGCTTTTTCAAAGCTATCTATGTCGATCGTGATGTTGAAAAAGCCAAACAGTTCGTCAATGATCCACTAAAAGAAGTGCTAAGCCACTACTACATTGCCACTGCAGTACAACGTAATATGCTCAGTCTTTCTATGACCAACGTTGAAATGGAAATTGATGATATTGATATCGATTTTTTTCGCAAATTTACCAAAGATGTTCTCGTGGTAATTAAGATGAAAGGGCTTAAAGCGGGACAACCTTGGATTGATGATAGAACCATCCGCCTACATAAAATCGGTAATAAATGGGTGATCGTTGAGATTATGCCTGAAAAGCGCAGAGTGAATGGCTAGGTGACTTTTATTGCGAGTATAGGCTTCAAGACCTCCTTATTTTAAAGAAAAAATAGCAACCTTAGGGTTGCTATTTTCGTTGCTTGTTTTGTTACTTCCGACTCATCAAGATCCATTAGCGTTTTAGGCTGGGATCACTTCCTCTTCACTTTCAGCAGGCAAAGACGTCAGTACATCGTCCTTTACTTGATAGTAAGCATTTTCGTATTCATGAACTTCCATAACAACTCCTGCTTGATTTTGTAAGGTCACAAAGGCATGTCCTTCTATGTTGACATTTTGCCTATGAGGAAAGGGATTTCCGTGGGCAGGAGTATAACAAACCATATTATCCAGTTACAGAAAACTTTCAGTTTTGTTTGCCATTAATAACGAAAAAATACCAAAATCCACTTTTAACGCGGCGAAAGTGAATCTCGAAGTGAAAACCTTTCAGTTAGCCTTCACTCGATAGCGTAATACTTTTAATGACTTTTCTTCCGACACATCGATAAAGGCTGGCGGATTAGCGAGTCGCTCAACATATTCCAATGCTGGCGCAGCTTCAGCAACCTGTTTGCGCAGAAAAGCGGTATCCAGTTCAGGGGCATTTAAACACAATAACACTTCACCATTATCGGCAAGTAATTCAGGTAACCGCCTAATTAAACGCACATAATCCTTAGTAGCAACAAAACTCCCCTTCTGATTGCTCGGCGGATCGGCAACTATTATTTCATAGGGACCGAGCTTTTTAAGTTTGCCCCAAGATTTGAAAATATCATGGCCTAAAAAACGTGCTCCAGCGACAAAGCCATTCAGCAAATGGTTTTGTTTACCAATAGCAAGGGCTCCTTTACTCATATCCATATTCACAACTTCATCAGCCCCGCCCTGCAGTGCTGCAACTGAGAATCCACAGGTATAAGCAAATAAATTAAGCACCTTTTTATGGCGTGCATTTGCCCTCACCCAATCTCGACCGTTGGCCATATCGAGAAAAAGTCCATGATTTTGGCCGCGCATTAAATGCACCTGAAATCGCGATCCCTTTTCAGTAACGATATGAGGTTCTGGAATTTCGCCCTCAAGTAACTGAGTAAACGTCTCCCCCGCACAACGAAATTGATACACGAGATTTAGAGGACTTTCAGGATGCCATGCTTGCCAACGTGCTGTAATGGCCTGCTGGCACATCGCAAGCTCGGTATCTTCGAGAGGAATAAAACTGGTTAACAATAAAACGGGGGCAAACCAATCTAAACAAATATGCTCAGAGCCAGCATAATGCCCGCCTCGACCATGAAATAAACGTACCGCATCATTACCGAGTTCTATCGTGGTGAGCGCTTGTAAAAAACGTTGCATTATTAATTTACTTCTTTTCTGTTGAACTAGGAGTCGCCTGATGATTAACAGGCTCAGATATCACTGTACTTTTGACGAGTCTATCGTCGACATCATCCGACAATAAAATGGCCAACCAACCTCCACTTTTACTGGATTCAAGGGCGATTTTCACCACCATAGTCAAAGGGACTGACAGTAACATTCCTACAGATCCAAGTAACCAACCCCAAAAAATTAATGATAAAAATACCACTAACGTGGAAAGTCCAAGGCCACGTCCCATAAATTTGGGTTCAATCACATTGCCCATCACCATATTGGCGCCAATATACAATAATGCAGTCCCTCCAGCAGCGGTGGGACCAAGCTGAATAAAGGCTAACAACACGGCAGGAATGGCGGCAATAATGGAACCTATATTCGGAATGTAATTGAATAAAAAGGCGATGACAGCCCACAAAAGAGCATAATCCACACCGATAAAGGTTAAGCCAATACCCACAATGAGACCTGTCGCTAAGCTCACTAAGGTCTTTAACACCATATATTGATTAACCGATTGCAAGAAACGATCAATTTGCTGTAAGCGCATATCAGGATCATCCAGCGCTAAATGTAATTTTTTCGGTAAAGACTGTGCCTCAAACAACATGAATACTATGGTTAAGACGATCAAGAACAAGTTGGCCATTACGTTCCCTACACCCGACAACATATTCGTTGTCATCGATAAAGCCATACCTGGGTCAAAATAGGCTAAGACTTGATCTTTTGAAATGTGAATGTTCAGTGCCTGTAATTTATGAATAATCCAAGAAAACTGCTCTATTAGCTGATCACGGTATTGGGGAAGTTGTTTAGAAAATTCGTTAATGGAACTCCCTACAACGGAAGCCAACCAAAGTCCCATTAAGACTATAAAACACATCAAAAGAATGACAGCTAACCACTTAGGCACACGATATTTTGTCATTAATCCAATGGCCGGATTACAGATCATCGCAATAAAACTGGATAACACAAAAGGCACCACTATTGGGCTGGCAGCCTTTATCCCTGCCAAAATAATCACTACAAAGGCCATCACCGCAAAGCCACGATAGGCTGCTGAAGGCGCATTAGGTCGCGTCATTTATTAAAAATCCTTCTTGATCTTAGATAAAATTGTTAGGCTATCGTGACAAAAGTACCAATCTCAATCACCTAAGCCTTAATAGTAAGTTGTCATTATGAAACCAGAAACCGCGATTATACGCATTAAAAACTTAAGACTTCGCACTTTTATTGGCATAAAAGAAGATGAAATTCAGAATCGCCAAGATGTGATAGTCAATGTCGTGATCCATTACTGCGCAGAACGCGCTCGTAATAGTGATAATGTAGACGACGCACTCAATTACCGCACAATCACTAAAAAGATCATTGAACTGATTGAGAATAATCGTTTCTCGCTGCTCGAAAATCTAACAAGCCAAACCTTAGCCCTCGCGAGTGAACATCCTTGGGTAGAATTTGCTAGTGTTGAAATAGATAAACCCCATGCTCTGCGCTTCGCTGATTCAGTGTCGATGGAACTTTGCTATCAAAAAGCCGCGCAGTAGCAATCACCGTAAAGTGATCCCTTCACGCCCGTTTTCGTATATTTGTTGGGTTGGGAAATTCAACCAATGAGTTCCATATACTTAAGGAAATACCATGAAAATACTCATCACTGGCGCTAGTGGTTTTATTGGTCGCCAATTGGTTGCACTTTTAGCACCTATGCATCAGTTGACCCTATTAACCCGCTCTCCAGAACAAACGCGTAAAGTACTCGGTGCAGAGCATCAATATTTAGCTAGTTTGGATCAACTAGATGATTTAAATACCATAGATGCGGTAGTAAATTTAGCGGGCGAGCCCATCGTTGCAAAGCGCTGGAGTAAAAACCAAAAACAACTTATCTGCAGTAGCCGCTGGAATACAACAGCTAGGTTAACCCAACTTATTCAACAAAGTAGTAATCCACCCAGTGTTATGGTGAGCGGTTCTGCTATTGGGTTTTATGGTCGACAAGGTGAACAACTATTAAATGAAAATAGCACTCCCAATATTGAATTCAGCCATGAAATCTGCAAAACCTGGGAGCAGTTAGCGCTAAATGCAGCATCAGAGCATACTCGGGTCAGTATTATTCGGATCGGTATCGTACTCGGTCACGGCGGCGCGCTAGAAAAGATGCTTCCTCCCTTTAAACTAGGTCTCGGTGGCCCAATAGGGCATGGCCGCCAAGGCATGAGTTGGATACATGTCAACGATCTCATCTCTCTTATCGAATTTTTACTCACCCATGACCAGTGCCAAGGCCTATTTAATGCCACAGCTCCTAACCCTGTGAGTAATGCCGAATTTGCGAAAACATTAGGTAAGGCACTTAATCGACCCGCAATGATCACAACACCGCCGCTTGCCTTACGTCTAGCCATGGGGGAAATGTCTGAACTACTTACTGAAGGCCAATTTGTTTACCCTAAACGGGCGCTTGAGGCAGGGTTTCAATTTCAGTACACAGATCTCGAATCGGCATTAACGGATATTGTTGCCCGCTAAATAGAAGAATAAAAAGAACAATGGAGGCGTTATTTGCGCTATGTGTAAAAAATATGGTTATAACTCAATGAAAAAACGTATTAATCCACCTTAATGAAGCTCATAGATTAGGTTGTTTTTGTGCAAAACATTTTCAACACATTTGTGCAACAACATGATTTATAAGATGATTTAACGACAAAGAAGACTTTTCCTGTTAAACTTGCCGCCATTCGGTCATAAAAGCTTTCATTCAAAGCCGTACATTGACCTCAGCAAAATCTACACTGGCCCCTAGTCGCCAGTGATTGGTACTCAGTAACGCGCCATTTTGGCAATACTGCTCTGTAAAACCAAGACCGTTCATCCGCGCTTATTCATCCCTCTCCAACATCAGGGGATTGTTCAAGATCTGTCCTTAAGATCGAGCGCTTAACATCCAGCATTAGCAGGTGCTTAATAACGAGATGGGTTATCTCTGATGGGTACTGTACCCAATCACACACCCACACTAAAACAGTTTGTAAGGAATTCTCATGCACACGACTTATACGATTGGCGAGCTAGAATCATTTTTAGTTGCTATCTTCGTGCTGTTTATCGGCCACTCCATCAATCGCCATGTACGTGTTTTTAGACAATACAATATCCCTGAGCCCATAGTGGGTGGGCTTGTTGTTGCCGCGGTTATCGCGGGCTTACACGTTCAAAATATTAGTCTTAATTTCAGTTTATCAATGCAAAATACCTTAATGCTGATGTTCTTTAGCACTATAGGCCTTTCGGCAAATTACAAACTGTTACTCAGTGGTGGTAAAAAGGTCTTCATTTTTTTAGGTGTCGCTTCACTCTATATTGTTATTCAAAATGCAGTTGGTGTCAGTTTAGCGAGCCTATTAGGACTTGAACCGATAATGGGACTTATCGCAGGTTCTATTACACTATCGGGTGGTCATGGTACAGGTGTCGCTTGGTCACAAACCTTTGCAGAAAACTATGGGATCAATACGTTAGAGTTTGCCATGGCGGCTGCAACCTTTGGCTTAGTGATGGGAGGCATTATAGGTGGCCCAGTGGCCCAACGATTAATTGGTAAGCATAATCTTGTCTCTCGCTATGGTATTGGTCGTAAGCACCATGTCGATCACCCACACTTAGTCACTTACGATCAATTAGAAGAAGATCACGTTACCGCAAAAACCATTCTCGAAACCCTTTTTGTGCTCTTATTATGCGTTGCTGGCGCAAAATGGATTACTGAGTGGGTTGGCCTATCGGGTATCGCTTGGTTAAAAATGCCTGACTTTGTGTATGCTCTTTTTTTAGGCGTTACCATCGCCAATATGACTGAACTTACCCGAGGCTATAAACCTCACACTGAGAGTATCGATGTCATTGGCACAGTCTCGCTATCACTGTTCCTTTCTATGGCATTGATAAATTTAAAACTCTGGGAAATTTTTGATTTAGCGATCCCACTACTCGTGATTTTGTTAGTGCAAACCGCAGTATTGGCGCTCTTTGCCTATTTTGTGACATTTAAGGTCATGGGCAGTAATTACGATGCAGCGGTGATAACAGGTGGCCACTGTGGATTCGGTATGGGCGCAACACCGACAGCAGTGATGAATATGGGGGCGCTGGTTTCACGCACGGGTCCATCGCCTCAAGCTTTTATGGTCGTACCGATTGTGGGCGCTTTCTTTATCGATATTGTTAACTTAATTGTCTTGCAAGGTTATTTAAGTTTTATTATGTAGCTTATTCCAATCAAAAAGCACTGAGATCACCCAGTGCTTTTCTTAAGTAATAAACGGTTTAACTCCCTGCTTTTAATAACTCAGAGCAGGATTGATTCAGTAATTGACGGCAACGCCACACCCCAAGCAAGGCCACCAACAATGCACCGGATACAGGAGCAATTGCCCACCAAGGCCAATGCATATACACATTAAGTTCAAACACTTGAGTTTTTAGTAGATAGAGCGCAAATTCAGCCACTATAACAGCAAGCACGCCTGCAATACCTCCCAGTAAAGCAAACTCTAAACCCGTTGCACTGCGTAATAACCATCCTGAAGCACCAAAAGTACGCAGTACAGCAAGTTCCCGCTGCCGAGTCGCCATGCCAGCTTCCGTCTGTGCAATCAACACTAAGCCACTGGCTAATAACACTAAAACTAGCACTAAGGTCAACGACAGGGAGACTTGCTCAATAATCTGCCTGAGCTGCTCCACCATTGCACCCACATCAATGATAGAAACCGTTGGAAATTGCTGAATAAGCGCCAAGATAACCGATGCCTTAGGCATACCCTCTGCATTTGTCGCCTGAGCATCAAGACCTTTTTCATCTAAAAAAAAGCTTGCCATCGAGGTATACGCAAAAGGTGCAAGTGCTTCTTGGGTAAAGATCATAAAGAAGTTTGGTTGCAGAGTTTCCCAGTGCACGGTACGAATACTCGCAACTTTTACGGTAAGCTCCTGATTATCGATGATATAAGTCAGCTTATCGCCAAGACCAATACCTAAACGCTCCGCCACACCTGACTCGACTGACACGTCATCGGTAGCTTGATTAAACTGCCCTTCTATTAACTCGTTATTGGCGGGCAAGGTATTACGCCATGTGAGATTGAGCTCACGAGAAATCCCGACGCGCCCCTTTTCACCAGCCTCCCGCTGTTCATTAGAAATCAAGGTTTCCCCGTTGATTTGGGTTAGACGTCCACGGATCACCGGATAAATATCCGTCGCAGTAATGCCATTTGCCGACATAAAATCATGTAAAGGCTTAGCATCATCGGGGGCAATATTGACTAAAAAGTAGTTCGGCGCATTTTCGGGTAGCTGTTTTTGCCATTCGTTAAGTAAATCTTGCCTGAGCGCCAAAATGGTCAATAACAACACGAGTGCCGCGCTAAAACCGACCAATTGCACCGCATTTTGCCGCGCACGACGCCTTAGTCCCGCTAGCGCCAATTGTAAGGGATTGGTCGTTTTCATACCTATGCTGTGACCTGCACGTATCATCACAAAACCCAGCACACTCAGTAACACACCAAGCAGTAAGACAGCCGCAACGACCGTTAGTGTCAAAGCCCAACTTTGGGAATACAAATATCCCAGTAACGCCATCGCCCCTAAACTCAGTAGCAAATGCAACCACATGCCAAGTTGCAGACCTTCTAACTGACGCTGCAGCACCCTTAGTGGCGGAATCGCCAGTAACCGCATCAAAGGGTAGGCTGAAAACATAAAGGCGCTGATAAGCCCTGTGCTTATCCCGAGCAATAATGGTCGAGTCAGTGGCGGTGAATAAGCAGCAATTTCGGGTGGCAATAGATAACTGATCCCAAAATCCAGTAACCCACCACCGATAAGACCTAAGCCTATTCCCAATAACGTCACAAGTAATAAGTGCATGCCAAACAGCAGACGAATTTGTTTTGCTGAGGCACCGAAGGTTTTCAGCATGGCCACCACATCGTAATGGCGCTGACAATAACGCTGAGCAGCAATACCTATCGCAGCGCAAGCTAGTGCAATTCCCATTAAACTGGCTAACAGCAAGAAACGCTCTGCTCGCTTAACAGCGCCTGCTATAGGCGAATCGCCAGATTGCACATCGACCCAGCGTTGGGTGCTATTCAGCAGCGGTTTGGCACTTTGCTCAAAAGCGATGAGGGCAGCTTCATCTCCTGCAAATTGATATAAATACGTGACGCGGCTCCCCGGTTGAATAACCCCCGTTTTTGCCACATCTTCCATTCGCATCAACACAATAGGGGATGAAGCAAAAGGATTGAACCCTGCGTCGGGCAAACGGCTGATCTCATTGCTGAGCACAAACTCACTGTTACCTAACTCTATGGATTTGGGATATCCCAAAAGCCCACCTAAACGCGTCTCAAACCAGATTTCATCCGCTTTAGGTAACGCTTTTGTTTTACCAGTGGTAAGCTCAATTTCACCTTTGAGTGGATAACCCACCTCAACAGCGCGCACTGTCACTAGCTGGAATTTATCTCCCGAATAGACCATGGAATTAAATTGCATGCTAGTCACATGCTTAAGCCCAAGCTCTTCGGCTTTAGCTAAAATAGTGGGATCAATTATCACGGGTGAATCGATAATACGATCGGCTGCAATAAACGCAGCAGCCTCTCCATTAATTGCCACTTGCAAGCGCTCGCTCACCCGCGCTAAACCACTCACAGACAATACTGCGAGCGTGATAGCGAGGATAATCAGTAACAATTGCCCTTGCTGTAACTCACGTTTAAATAGGCGCCATGCCAGACTTAACTCCATATTTAAGCCTCCTTAGCATTAGCGAGTATATCGGGAGCAACGGATGGGGTTGAGACAACAGCTCTGGCGTTATCTTCCTGTAAATGGCCATTATCCATCACCAACTGCCGCTGGCAGCGTTTAGCAAGTAACAGATCATGGGTGACAAGAATTAAGGTGGTATGACTTTCTTGATTGAGCTCAAACAGCATGTCGGCGATCTTATGGCCGTTAACACCATCTAAATTCCCCGTAGGTTCATCGGCAAACAGCACTGTTGGCTCACAGATAAAAGCACGGGCTATCGCGACCCTTTGCTGCTCCCCACCCGAAAGCTGTTTGGGTAAATGGGTCAAGCGGTGGGATAACCCCACCCTTTCTAACATGGCCTGCGCTTTTTCCTTGGCATTTTTCACCCCTGCGAGTTCGGCGGGTAACATCACATTTTCGAGTGCTGTTAAGGTATCAACCAACATAAAAGATTGAAAAATAAAGCTCACTTTCTGTTTACGTAGTGCCGCTTTTTGCTCTTCATTGAGTGGCGATAACGCCACGCCATCGAGCCAAATTTCACCCGATGTCGGCGTATCAAGTGCTGCGAGCAATCCAAGCAAGGTGGATTTACCCGATCCAGAGGGTCCTAAAATCGCCACACTCTCGCCTTGCTTGACATCTAAGTTAATGCCCTTGAGGATAGTGAGCGTTCCTTCCTGAGTGATCACTGATTTTTCGAGGTTAACCACATTGATGGCACTGTTTTTTAAGATGACGTTAGACATAGGATCCTTCTTATATAAATCGTTCTGGTATCAATCGCTAAGATTAAAGTCAATGGCGAAGACCCTGGGGGCATTCATCCTACTGAGTATGTTAATGGCTACGCCAGTTCATGCGGCGAAGGTACTGATCCTTGGCGATAGCTTAGGCGCAAGCTATGGCATGTCGGAACAACTGGGCTGGGTCGCAATGTTGCAAAAAAATCTCCCTGAACATCAGTTTATTAATGGTTCAGTTAGCGGAGAAACTACCGCAGGCGGCCTTCGCCGATTACCCGCTTTACTCGATTCAGTCTCTCCAGATCTTGTGGTCGTTGAACTGGGAGGGAATGATGGTTTACGTGGATTCCCACCAACGCAACTCGAAAATAATCTAATCCAAATCATTACTCTAGCGCAAAAAAGTGGCGCCAAAGTATTACTCACCGAAATCATGGTACCGCCTAACTATGGCCCTCGCTATACCCAAAAGTTCACCCAAGTGTATCAAGACATATCCAAAACACAGAATATTGAATTAATTCCATTCTTTATGCAGGAAATCGCTCCTTATCCAGACTTAATGCAACGGGATGGCATTCATCCCAATGAAAAGGCCCAAGCAAAAATTGCCGCATGGATGCAACCTTGGATAGAAAAAGCCTTAAACCAATAAGTTTGTGGATATTTTAAGCTAATAAACAGCTTGCTGACTTAAACTCATGCTTGAGCGATAAAAACGTGTTCTAACGCAAGAATAACATCATATATAAACAGTAAAATTAGTGTTAGCAAATGGTTAACTCAAACAAGGAGTCAATATGTCCCTTAGCCATCAGCAAAAAGTGTACATACCCAAGGAAGCCCGTACCAACCAATTCATCACAGCCGAAATCAAAGTGACGGATGAATTACTGAGTCAATATCCAGACTATCAAAGCTGTTATCAGACCTTGAGCCGCTTGATATTTAATTTGGCAGAACAACACGATCTCCGTAATGTCCACGTGATCACTAACGATAAACTGCCTGTTGTACGTTTTCATACTGAAGCCTATTGCTTCCAAACCACCGAACAAATTTTATTTTTCTACAATCCTGCCTACCACGAGGCCCAAAATTTATTCACGCAAGATAATTATCGTGCGCGTAAATTACGTATCGTATTTCTCGCAACTGGTGAAGATATTCGTAGTAACTCGGCCAGTTTCCATATCCGTGTACGCGAATTACTCAATGAATTAATGCCGCAATTGCCGATAACCGATCTGAAGGTGAAGATCCGTGACCATCAACACTTATCCTATGACCTGTTTGCCAAAGCCAAAGGCAATAAAGAAACCTATGGCTATAAGCTGCGAGCTATCGGTCCAAGATATAAGGCTAGAAAATGTGAACTACCAGAAAATGTCAGTTCACTGACCTATGTCACCGTGAGCTTGCCACTCAGCCGTAAGCTTAAACAAGGTTTATTGCCTGACTCGGCAACCGACTTTACACCTTTATATCAACATCTTGAAGATAGCTTCCTCAAAGCTGCTGCAAACAGGCAACTGACTCGACTCGCGATGATTGCGAATGGCTTAACCCCATTAGTACGCAATAGTAAGTTTGAAAAACTGGACAGCAAAACTGAAGTACAAATGATAGGGTTCGATCCTAATGCGACAGAGCAGCAAGTGATCCGCCGCTGGGATGCGGATAATTTAGTTGAAGCGGCGCACTTTACGATTGTTGCGGGCACCAAGGATTGCGATGATGCTGGCTATGGACGTTTTATGAATAATGTCGAAACCGCACTCAAAGCCTTTGCTGCCGAAATCGGTATTGACCCCGAGCGTGAAGACTTAGTGATACGCTTCCATCAACATATTAGTTATCAAATCTAACGTCTTCTATGTAACATAATAAGCTCACTAAACCAAAACGCCTGCATTTGCAGGCGTTTTAATGGTTATAAAATCAGAAGGTTATTATCGAGATTACATTGGACGATTTTTTTCGATAAGACGATTAAAAATCGCATTAACAGATAAAGAGGCTCCATGGGCAATCTTATCTGCCAACTTTTTCTTCACTTGATAACGCAACTTATACACTTTGCGATCTTTTGCCAGCGACATGACAACATCATCACTCGTCAGAATTTCATCAACAAGCCCGAGTTCAATGGCCTGCTGACCATACCAATGCTCACCCGTTGCCACCTTCTCCAAATTCAGTTCGGGGCGATATTTACTCACAAAGGCTTTGAACAACACATGGGTTTCTTCGAGTTCCTCTTGGAACTTCTGCCTTCCCTCATCGGTGTTTTCACCAAAAACCGTTAACGTCCGTTTGAAATCGCCAGCCGTATGCTGCTCATAGTCAATTTCATGTTTTTTCAGTAAACGATTAAAGTTCGGCAATTGGGCAACAACACCAATGGAACCGACGATAGCAAAAGGCGCGGCATAAATTTTATTTGCTACGCAAGCCATCATATAACCACCACTGGCGGCAACTTTATCAACACAGACCGTCAGCGGGATATCGGCTTGACGTAAACGATCTAACTGGCTAGAGGCTAAACCATAGCCATGGACCATTCCACCACCACTCTCAACATTAACAACGACTTCATCACCTTTTTCGGCAATGGCTAAAATGGCACTGATTTCTTCACGTAGTGAAGCAACCTCAGCAGCATCGATACTGCCCTTAAAATCAATAACAAAAACCTTACCTTTACTGGTATCCCCCTCTGTTTTGTCCTTGACCTTTTCATCTATTTTTAGCTGTTTTTCATAGGCTTTGAATTCATTTTTTGAGAGTAATTCTTCTTTTAAGCCATGTTTAAGCTCTTCTAACTCTTCAGATAAGTTGGTAATCCTCAACTCGCCCTTATCTGATTTATGTTTCACAGTCGAAGCCAATACCACAATAATAACGGCCACAATTGCGACCACTATAGTGATAGCTTTCGCCAGAAACATGCCATATTCGTATAAAAATTCCAAAGTGTTCTCCGTTGGGACGCAGGTTTGCGTATCTCTTCACTTAATTTATTGCGGGCTATTCTAACAGCCTAAAGGTCCATAAAAAAACCCAGCGTGAGCTGGGTTTTTCAGATTAAGGCAATATTAGTTAGGACAAGTCGCAATCACGTTGCTGTTTGTCACTAAAATGGTTGCATCACCACTGGCTGCATAGGTTGCTACTTGGGTTTGCATTTCAACCGTTGCAGCGGCTGCCATACCATCCGTTGATTCCTTTTCTTTAGGATCAACAAGCGAACTATGATGACCTTTAGCAAAACGAACTACACCTTTTCCTTTAGTTGTGCCATCAACACAAGGTAAACCTAATGAAGCAATCAGAGGTTCGGTTCCGGATAATGGGAAATTATCCACACGGTTTGGTAGGACCTGATCACCTAAGTTACCATTACCATCTCCCGCGACTTCAATAAGATGTACAGGTAAACCAGTCGCTTTTAACATAGCAGCATGGTTAACAGGATCCGCCGAGTCAATCGCAGTTTGTACTGCAAAAGCAAAGGTTGGA is a genomic window of Shewanella putrefaciens containing:
- a CDS encoding class I SAM-dependent methyltransferase, yielding MQRFLQALTTIELGNDAVRLFHGRGGHYAGSEHICLDWFAPVLLLTSFIPLEDTELAMCQQAITARWQAWHPESPLNLVYQFRCAGETFTQLLEGEIPEPHIVTEKGSRFQVHLMRGQNHGLFLDMANGRDWVRANARHKKVLNLFAYTCGFSVAALQGGADEVVNMDMSKGALAIGKQNHLLNGFVAGARFLGHDIFKSWGKLKKLGPYEIIVADPPSNQKGSFVATKDYVRLIRRLPELLADNGEVLLCLNAPELDTAFLRKQVAEAAPALEYVERLANPPAFIDVSEEKSLKVLRYRVKAN
- a CDS encoding AI-2E family transporter encodes the protein MTRPNAPSAAYRGFAVMAFVVIILAGIKAASPIVVPFVLSSFIAMICNPAIGLMTKYRVPKWLAVILLMCFIVLMGLWLASVVGSSINEFSKQLPQYRDQLIEQFSWIIHKLQALNIHISKDQVLAYFDPGMALSMTTNMLSGVGNVMANLFLIVLTIVFMLFEAQSLPKKLHLALDDPDMRLQQIDRFLQSVNQYMVLKTLVSLATGLIVGIGLTFIGVDYALLWAVIAFLFNYIPNIGSIIAAIPAVLLAFIQLGPTAAGGTALLYIGANMVMGNVIEPKFMGRGLGLSTLVVFLSLIFWGWLLGSVGMLLSVPLTMVVKIALESSKSGGWLAILLSDDVDDRLVKSTVISEPVNHQATPSSTEKK
- the folX gene encoding dihydroneopterin triphosphate 2'-epimerase → MKPETAIIRIKNLRLRTFIGIKEDEIQNRQDVIVNVVIHYCAERARNSDNVDDALNYRTITKKIIELIENNRFSLLENLTSQTLALASEHPWVEFASVEIDKPHALRFADSVSMELCYQKAAQ
- a CDS encoding TIGR01777 family oxidoreductase yields the protein MKILITGASGFIGRQLVALLAPMHQLTLLTRSPEQTRKVLGAEHQYLASLDQLDDLNTIDAVVNLAGEPIVAKRWSKNQKQLICSSRWNTTARLTQLIQQSSNPPSVMVSGSAIGFYGRQGEQLLNENSTPNIEFSHEICKTWEQLALNAASEHTRVSIIRIGIVLGHGGALEKMLPPFKLGLGGPIGHGRQGMSWIHVNDLISLIEFLLTHDQCQGLFNATAPNPVSNAEFAKTLGKALNRPAMITTPPLALRLAMGEMSELLTEGQFVYPKRALEAGFQFQYTDLESALTDIVAR
- the gltS gene encoding sodium/glutamate symporter, with product MHTTYTIGELESFLVAIFVLFIGHSINRHVRVFRQYNIPEPIVGGLVVAAVIAGLHVQNISLNFSLSMQNTLMLMFFSTIGLSANYKLLLSGGKKVFIFLGVASLYIVIQNAVGVSLASLLGLEPIMGLIAGSITLSGGHGTGVAWSQTFAENYGINTLEFAMAAATFGLVMGGIIGGPVAQRLIGKHNLVSRYGIGRKHHVDHPHLVTYDQLEEDHVTAKTILETLFVLLLCVAGAKWITEWVGLSGIAWLKMPDFVYALFLGVTIANMTELTRGYKPHTESIDVIGTVSLSLFLSMALINLKLWEIFDLAIPLLVILLVQTAVLALFAYFVTFKVMGSNYDAAVITGGHCGFGMGATPTAVMNMGALVSRTGPSPQAFMVVPIVGAFFIDIVNLIVLQGYLSFIM